In the Leptotrichia sp. oral taxon 847 genome, one interval contains:
- the coaE gene encoding dephospho-CoA kinase (Dephospho-CoA kinase (CoaE) performs the final step in coenzyme A biosynthesis.) encodes MIIGITGGIGSGKSTVSRILRNKGFYFVDLDSISHDVIQNPKIKKQLLENFGNEIFDKEEVLRKKLGEIVFKNKKN; translated from the coding sequence ATGATTATAGGTATTACTGGGGGAATTGGAAGTGGAAAAAGTACTGTTAGTCGTATTTTAAGAAATAAAGGTTTTTATTTTGTCGATTTAGACTCGATTTCTCACGATGTTATTCAAAATCCGAAAATAAAAAAACAGCTTTTAGAAAATTTTGGAAATGAAATTTTTGATAAAGAAGAGGTTTTGCGAAAAAAATTAGGAGAGATTGTTTTTAAAAACAAAAAAAATTAG
- a CDS encoding dephospho-CoA kinase — MFLKTKKIRKIKFYYASRNFERNEKKIKEIKKVVVFVEIQLLFEVGWESEFDLILLIWSKKNIQIKRILERDGRSKDEAINIINSQISLDEKRKKSDYVIENNDDNLEKLENKVNEFIDFLKIKLNSGKKEV; from the coding sequence TTGTTTTTAAAAACAAAAAAAATTAGAAAAATTAAATTCTATTATGCATCCAGAAATTTTGAAAGAAATGAGAAAAAAATTAAAGAAATAAAAAAAGTTGTTGTATTTGTGGAAATTCAACTGCTTTTTGAAGTTGGCTGGGAAAGTGAATTTGATTTAATTTTACTTATTTGGTCTAAAAAAAATATTCAAATTAAACGAATTTTAGAAAGGGATGGAAGAAGTAAAGATGAGGCAATAAATATAATAAATTCTCAAATTTCACTGGATGAAAAAAGAAAAAAAAGTGATTATGTTATCGAAAACAACGATGATAATTTGGAAAAACTTGAAAATAAAGTAAATGAATTTATTGATTTTTTGAAAATCAAATTAAATTCAGGAAAAAAAGAGGTGTAA
- a CDS encoding LCP family protein, translating into MKKIMFLIMFVILTGLAGFIAWLCVPFNILIIGSDAYANQPTKGSRSDGLILVKVVPLLAQIKMVSIPRDSYAEIPCENFKMDKITHSHAFGGTPCTIEAVEKLLDVKINYHILFRFENVMDITTMIDGVDVVSNHTFNQDYFDQEVFHFNQGQVYNLKGRQALAYTRHRKSDTAFKRDERQRQVIQAIIQKLAAPSGWKYIPKVLDYAKKNMEIDANPLKALGAAPAILLHHPVEQHELKGDGRMINGVYYYILDDNSLNDIINEFQN; encoded by the coding sequence ATGAAAAAAATAATGTTTTTAATTATGTTTGTTATATTAACTGGGCTAGCCGGTTTTATAGCATGGTTGTGTGTGCCATTTAATATTCTTATAATTGGAAGTGATGCTTATGCGAATCAGCCTACAAAAGGTTCGAGAAGTGACGGATTAATTCTTGTCAAGGTTGTACCACTTTTGGCACAGATTAAAATGGTATCAATTCCTCGTGATTCTTATGCTGAAATTCCTTGTGAAAATTTTAAAATGGATAAAATTACGCACTCCCACGCATTTGGTGGGACTCCGTGTACAATTGAAGCTGTCGAAAAACTGCTGGATGTAAAGATTAACTATCATATTTTATTTAGATTTGAAAATGTTATGGATATTACAACAATGATTGATGGAGTCGATGTTGTTTCTAACCACACTTTTAATCAAGACTACTTTGACCAGGAAGTATTTCACTTTAACCAAGGACAAGTTTATAACTTGAAAGGAAGACAGGCTCTTGCTTACACAAGACATAGAAAAAGTGACACAGCTTTTAAGCGGGATGAAAGACAAAGACAGGTCATTCAAGCAATTATACAAAAACTTGCAGCTCCTTCAGGATGGAAGTATATTCCAAAAGTTTTAGATTATGCAAAAAAAAATATGGAAATTGATGCAAATCCTCTAAAGGCTTTAGGTGCTGCGCCAGCAATCTTATTACATCATCCAGTTGAACAGCATGAGCTAAAAGGCGACGGTCGAATGATTAACGGTGTTTATTACTATATTTTGGACGATAATTCACTAAATGATATAATTAATGAATTTCAAAATTAA
- the yihA gene encoding ribosome biogenesis GTP-binding protein YihA/YsxC: protein MEIKKAEFIKSAVYENEYPKFNNITEFSFIGRSNVGKSSLINSLTKRKNLARTSKTPGRTQLINYFLINSKIHFVDLPGYGFAKVPQAVKKNWGKIIETYLTSERKKIVFLLLDLRRVPSNEDMEMLKWMEHFKIEYYIIFTKSDKLSNNEKFKQLKEIKKKLVFDNEDVFFYSSLKNTGREELLKFIEEKAQNYE, encoded by the coding sequence ATGGAAATAAAAAAAGCTGAATTTATAAAATCTGCTGTTTATGAAAATGAATATCCAAAATTTAATAATATTACAGAATTTTCTTTTATTGGTCGTTCAAATGTTGGAAAATCTTCTTTGATAAATTCTTTGACAAAACGAAAAAATCTTGCCAGAACAAGTAAAACTCCAGGAAGAACACAATTAATTAACTACTTTTTGATAAATAGCAAAATTCATTTTGTTGATTTACCAGGTTACGGATTTGCAAAAGTTCCTCAAGCTGTAAAAAAAAATTGGGGAAAAATTATTGAAACTTACTTAACTTCAGAAAGAAAAAAAATTGTATTTTTACTTTTGGATTTGAGAAGAGTTCCATCAAATGAAGATATGGAAATGCTAAAATGGATGGAGCACTTTAAAATAGAATATTACATAATTTTTACAAAATCTGATAAATTATCAAATAACGAAAAATTTAAACAGTTAAAAGAAATTAAGAAAAAATTGGTGTTTGATAATGAAGATGTATTTTTTTACTCGTCATTAAAAAATACCGGAAGAGAAGAACTTCTCAAATTTATTGAAGAAAAAGCTCAAAATTATGAATAA
- the nagB gene encoding glucosamine-6-phosphate deaminase, whose protein sequence is MQVIILKDSEEIGKWTAYKIAKRILKFNPTKEKPFVMGLPTGATPLKTYRKLIELNEKKIISFQNVVTFNMDEYVGLSANHKNSYHYFMNENFFKYIDIKKENINILDGMAQDVEKECREYEEKIKKVGGINLFLGGVGEDGHIAFNEPGSSLSSRTRKKDLTYDTILANSRFFENDIKKVPTAALTIGVGTLTDSDEVIILADGYKKARAVYHGIEGGVNHLWTISALQLHKNSLLVIDEKAASDIKVKTYRYFKEIEKEILNLKKCEDEIMKLSKNS, encoded by the coding sequence ATGCAAGTAATAATTTTAAAAGATAGTGAAGAAATTGGAAAATGGACTGCTTATAAAATAGCAAAAAGAATCTTAAAATTCAATCCTACAAAAGAAAAACCTTTTGTAATGGGACTTCCAACTGGAGCAACGCCGCTTAAAACCTATAGGAAATTAATAGAGTTAAATGAGAAAAAAATAATTTCATTTCAAAATGTAGTAACTTTTAATATGGACGAGTATGTTGGATTAAGTGCAAATCATAAAAATAGTTATCATTATTTTATGAATGAAAATTTTTTTAAATATATTGATATAAAAAAGGAAAATATTAATATTTTGGATGGGATGGCGCAAGATGTGGAAAAAGAATGTCGTGAATATGAGGAAAAAATAAAAAAAGTTGGAGGAATTAATTTGTTCTTAGGTGGTGTTGGAGAAGATGGACATATAGCTTTTAATGAGCCAGGTTCTTCGCTTTCTTCCAGAACTAGAAAAAAAGATTTGACTTATGATACAATTTTGGCAAATTCAAGATTTTTTGAAAATGATATAAAAAAAGTTCCAACTGCTGCACTTACAATCGGAGTTGGCACATTAACTGACTCTGACGAGGTCATAATACTTGCAGACGGTTATAAAAAGGCAAGAGCGGTTTATCACGGGATTGAAGGAGGAGTAAATCATCTTTGGACAATTTCAGCGTTGCAATTGCACAAAAATTCATTATTAGTCATTGATGAAAAAGCAGCATCAGATATTAAGGTGAAGACTTATAGATACTTTAAAGAAATTGAAAAAGAAATTTTAAATTTAAAAAAATGTGAAGATGAAATAATGAAATTGTCAAAAAATAGTTGA
- a CDS encoding helix-turn-helix transcriptional regulator yields the protein MNIKLARLFEIVQILLTEKKVTAEKLARHFEVSKRTIYRDIETLTLAQIPIYSEKGRYGGIGLIKNFTIDKSFLSQNEQNEILFALQSLNAIQDSKNNITLTKLNSIFNRKADDWIEVDFSRYGENDSILFEKIKNSILEKKVIEFIYFNTKGKNSKRTVEPLKLWFKEKAWYLFAYCHKKKDIRQFKIARIKNLELTCEHFERELKKEDLKNQNNMNGKGTKIVIEIDKSQAYRVYDEFFEESITKKENENFEITTEIFENEWLYGYLLSFGEHLKVLKPARIREILAKKVEKMRENYKI from the coding sequence ATGAATATAAAATTAGCCAGACTTTTTGAAATTGTACAAATTTTATTGACGGAAAAGAAAGTGACAGCAGAAAAATTGGCACGTCATTTTGAAGTGTCCAAAAGAACGATATATAGAGATATTGAAACTTTGACATTAGCACAAATTCCAATTTATTCGGAAAAAGGAAGATATGGGGGAATTGGACTTATAAAAAATTTTACGATAGATAAATCTTTTTTATCTCAGAATGAGCAAAATGAGATTTTATTTGCTCTGCAAAGCTTAAATGCGATTCAAGATTCTAAAAACAACATCACTTTAACAAAATTAAACTCCATTTTTAATAGAAAGGCTGATGACTGGATCGAAGTTGATTTTTCAAGATACGGTGAAAATGATAGTATTTTGTTTGAAAAAATTAAAAATTCAATACTTGAAAAAAAAGTTATAGAATTTATCTATTTTAATACAAAAGGAAAAAATTCCAAAAGAACAGTAGAACCGCTAAAATTGTGGTTTAAAGAAAAAGCGTGGTATCTTTTTGCATATTGTCATAAGAAAAAAGATATTAGGCAGTTTAAAATAGCTAGAATAAAAAATTTGGAATTGACTTGTGAACATTTTGAAAGAGAACTTAAAAAGGAAGATTTGAAAAATCAAAATAATATGAATGGAAAAGGCACAAAAATAGTGATTGAAATTGATAAATCTCAAGCTTACCGTGTATACGATGAATTTTTTGAAGAAAGCATCACAAAAAAAGAAAACGAAAATTTTGAAATAACTACAGAAATTTTTGAAAATGAATGGTTATACGGATATTTACTGTCTTTTGGAGAACACTTAAAAGTTTTGAAACCTGCAAGAATCAGAGAAATTTTGGCAAAGAAAGTTGAAAAAATGAGAGAAAATTATAAAATATAA
- a CDS encoding GyrI-like domain-containing protein — protein MKYEIVKIKEKTVVGLSETMRNDKNTSKKIGKMWNEFRYENGGEIKNIRDRVNKNTMAVYFDYTNKNGFEYRNLVGCEVKKESKNINEKLTKIFIPSGKYAKFSLFGNPQIEVTNFWINFWKNFGEQGEKLERTYTYDFEEYIAGGDPKNMEINIYIAVK, from the coding sequence ATGAAATATGAAATAGTGAAAATTAAAGAAAAAACAGTGGTTGGATTGTCTGAAACAATGAGAAATGACAAAAATACATCAAAAAAAATTGGAAAAATGTGGAATGAGTTTCGCTACGAAAATGGAGGAGAAATAAAAAATATAAGAGACAGAGTAAATAAAAATACAATGGCAGTTTATTTCGATTACACTAATAAAAATGGTTTTGAATATAGAAATCTTGTGGGTTGTGAAGTGAAAAAGGAAAGTAAAAATATTAATGAAAAATTGACAAAAATATTCATTCCAAGCGGAAAATACGCAAAATTTTCTCTTTTTGGAAATCCACAGATAGAAGTTACTAATTTCTGGATTAATTTTTGGAAGAATTTTGGAGAACAGGGAGAAAAATTAGAAAGAACTTATACTTATGATTTTGAAGAATATATAGCTGGAGGCGATCCTAAAAATATGGAAATTAATATTTATATTGCAGTGAAATAG
- a CDS encoding GyrI-like domain-containing protein, with product MTFDFKKEEKQFYNSGKKPVIVEIPEMNFLSVRGKGNPNEENGEYKKALELIYAIAYTLKMSYKSDYKIEGFFNYVVPPLEGLWCSEKEQENNKLEKEKLNWISLIRLPDFIKKEDFEWAIKVATDKKKKDFSKVNFFTYKEGICVQCVHIGSYDDEPKTISSMEEYARKKGYAFNITEKTPHHEIYLSDPRKVDISKIKTVIRYPIKKIK from the coding sequence ATGACATTTGATTTTAAAAAAGAAGAAAAACAATTTTACAATTCTGGGAAAAAACCTGTTATAGTAGAAATTCCTGAAATGAATTTTCTTTCCGTCAGAGGGAAAGGCAATCCAAATGAAGAAAATGGAGAATACAAGAAAGCACTTGAATTAATATATGCTATCGCCTATACATTAAAAATGAGTTATAAAAGTGATTACAAAATCGAAGGATTTTTTAATTATGTTGTTCCACCGCTTGAAGGATTGTGGTGTTCGGAAAAAGAACAGGAAAATAATAAATTGGAAAAAGAAAAGTTAAACTGGATTTCCTTAATAAGATTGCCTGATTTTATTAAAAAAGAAGATTTTGAATGGGCTATAAAAGTAGCAACTGACAAAAAGAAAAAAGATTTTTCCAAAGTTAATTTTTTTACTTATAAAGAAGGAATTTGCGTACAATGTGTACACATAGGTTCTTATGATGACGAGCCTAAAACTATTTCATCAATGGAGGAATATGCCAGAAAAAAAGGTTACGCTTTTAATATAACAGAAAAAACACCTCATCATGAAATATATTTGAGCGATCCCAGAAAAGTTGACATAAGTAAAATTAAAACGGTCATTCGGTATCCAATAAAAAAGATAAAATAG
- a CDS encoding lysozyme inhibitor LprI family protein, producing MKKNFFNTVIILFLTVSSLIFSKNVIYSDTNEMTGSYTNELKLRMSKIEKNVISKYKDVSGNDYNFRRAAQEIYDYWDKELNIIYNKLMKKLNPKAKERLIQAQKDWIEYRDDDGTFRYCIENEEGGTLGINRAISAKIRTVKERTLNLAYIYDNLND from the coding sequence ATGAAAAAAAATTTTTTTAATACGGTAATTATATTATTTTTAACAGTTTCTTCACTAATCTTTTCAAAAAATGTGATATATAGCGATACAAATGAAATGACAGGAAGTTATACCAATGAACTAAAATTAAGAATGAGTAAAATTGAAAAAAATGTTATTTCAAAATATAAAGATGTGAGTGGAAATGACTATAATTTTAGAAGAGCAGCTCAAGAAATTTATGATTATTGGGACAAAGAATTAAATATTATTTATAATAAGTTGATGAAAAAATTGAATCCTAAAGCGAAAGAACGTTTGATTCAAGCACAAAAAGACTGGATAGAATATAGAGATGATGACGGAACTTTCAGATATTGTATAGAAAATGAAGAAGGTGGAACACTTGGAATTAATCGTGCAATTTCAGCAAAAATAAGAACCGTGAAAGAACGAACTTTAAATTTAGCTTATATATATGATAATTTAAATGATTAA
- the tuf gene encoding elongation factor Tu, which translates to MAKAKFDRSKPHVNIGTIGHVDHGKTTLTAAISKVLSDKGLAEKVDFENIDQAPEERERGITINTAHIEYETAKRHYAHVDCPGHADYVKNMITGAAQMDGAILVVSAADGPMPQTREHILLARQVGVPYIVVFLNKVDMVDDEELLELVEMEVRELLNEYGFPGDDVPIIAGSALGALNGEAKWVEKIMELMDAVDTYIPTPERPIDQPFLMPIEDVFTITGRGTVVTGRVERGVVKVGEEVEIVGIKPTSKTTVTGVEMFRKLLDSGQAGDNIGALLRGTKKEEVERGQVLAKPGTITPHTGFKSEVYVLTKDEGGRHTPFFTGYKPQFYFRTTDITGEVKLPEGVEMVMPGDNIEMTVELIHPIAMEEGLRFAIREGGRTVASGVVATITK; encoded by the coding sequence ATGGCAAAAGCTAAATTTGACAGAAGTAAACCACACGTAAACATAGGAACAATTGGTCATGTAGACCACGGAAAAACTACTTTGACAGCAGCAATTTCAAAAGTGTTGTCTGATAAAGGGCTTGCAGAAAAAGTTGATTTTGAAAATATCGACCAAGCTCCTGAAGAAAGAGAAAGAGGAATCACAATTAACACAGCTCATATTGAGTATGAAACAGCAAAAAGACACTACGCACACGTAGACTGTCCAGGACATGCGGATTATGTAAAAAATATGATTACAGGAGCAGCTCAGATGGATGGAGCAATCCTAGTAGTATCAGCAGCTGATGGACCAATGCCTCAAACAAGAGAACATATTCTATTGGCAAGACAGGTTGGAGTACCTTACATTGTAGTATTCTTAAACAAAGTTGATATGGTAGACGACGAAGAATTACTAGAATTGGTAGAAATGGAAGTAAGAGAACTATTAAACGAATACGGATTCCCAGGAGATGACGTACCAATAATAGCTGGATCAGCATTAGGAGCATTAAATGGGGAAGCAAAATGGGTAGAAAAAATAATGGAATTAATGGATGCGGTAGATACATATATTCCGACACCAGAAAGACCAATTGACCAACCATTCCTTATGCCGATTGAAGATGTGTTCACAATTACAGGAAGAGGAACAGTAGTAACAGGAAGAGTAGAAAGAGGAGTAGTAAAAGTTGGGGAAGAAGTAGAAATAGTAGGAATCAAACCGACTTCAAAAACTACAGTAACAGGAGTGGAAATGTTCAGAAAGTTATTGGATTCAGGACAAGCTGGAGATAATATAGGAGCATTGCTAAGAGGAACTAAGAAAGAAGAAGTGGAAAGAGGACAAGTGTTAGCAAAACCAGGAACAATCACACCACATACAGGATTCAAATCAGAAGTATACGTACTTACAAAAGATGAAGGTGGAAGACATACACCATTCTTTACAGGATACAAACCACAATTTTATTTCAGAACGACTGACATTACAGGAGAAGTAAAACTACCAGAAGGAGTAGAAATGGTAATGCCAGGAGATAACATTGAAATGACAGTGGAATTAATTCACCCAATTGCGATGGAAGAAGGATTGAGATTTGCTATAAGAGAAGGTGGAAGAACAGTAGCTTCAGGAGTAGTTGCAACTATTACTAAATAA
- a CDS encoding TrkH family potassium uptake protein, giving the protein MNKKMISFVIGKILILEAGLMFLPLIISFLYKEDILHKMSYGIVILLLLAVGLLMSLKIPIDKNIQGREGFVIVALSWIFMSAFGALPFVISKEIPSFVDAFFEVVSGFTTTGSSIITDLTKISHSNLFWRSFTHFVGGMGVLVLALAILPKYSPTSVYVMKAEVPGPTFGKIVSKLSSTARVLYKIYTVMTIVLIILLLFGGLNLFEASLLAFGTAGTGGFGIRNGSILPYHSAYIDVVLSIGMLVFGVNFNVYYFILIGKVKDVLKNEELKYYLLIVFVSVALIVINISKSYSSILQCIRDVLFSVSSVMTTTGYSTADFGKWPLFSQVILLILMFFGACAGSTAGGLKISRVILMIKIHFAEIRQMISPNRVISISYEDKPVSLKMQKSIAVYFVVYAVVFMAMLLLISFSTDDFLTAFSAVAATFNNIGPGLGKVGPAYSFANLNDFSKIVLSFAMLAGRLEIFPMLILFSPLTWKLK; this is encoded by the coding sequence ATGAACAAAAAAATGATAAGTTTTGTAATTGGAAAAATTTTAATACTAGAAGCTGGACTGATGTTTTTGCCATTAATTATAAGCTTTTTATACAAAGAGGATATTTTACATAAGATGTCATATGGAATAGTGATTTTACTACTTTTGGCAGTAGGTCTTCTAATGTCGCTAAAAATTCCAATTGATAAAAATATTCAAGGGAGAGAAGGTTTCGTAATAGTGGCTTTATCTTGGATATTTATGTCAGCTTTCGGAGCACTCCCGTTTGTAATATCGAAAGAGATACCGTCATTTGTAGATGCCTTTTTCGAGGTTGTCAGCGGTTTTACGACAACAGGTTCGAGCATAATTACAGACTTGACCAAAATTAGTCACTCAAATTTATTTTGGCGAAGTTTTACTCACTTTGTAGGAGGAATGGGGGTTCTAGTTTTAGCACTTGCAATTTTGCCAAAATATTCTCCAACTTCTGTCTATGTAATGAAAGCTGAAGTTCCAGGACCGACATTTGGTAAAATAGTTTCAAAATTGTCGTCTACCGCAAGAGTGTTGTACAAAATATATACAGTTATGACAATAGTTTTGATAATTTTACTGCTATTTGGAGGTCTAAATTTATTTGAAGCAAGTTTACTTGCATTTGGAACAGCTGGGACAGGTGGCTTTGGTATAAGAAATGGAAGTATTTTGCCGTATCACAGCGCTTATATTGATGTTGTACTGTCGATTGGAATGTTAGTTTTTGGAGTAAATTTTAATGTTTATTATTTTATTTTAATCGGGAAAGTAAAAGATGTGCTAAAAAATGAAGAGTTAAAATATTATTTACTCATTGTATTTGTTTCGGTTGCGCTAATAGTCATAAATATTTCAAAATCATACAGTTCGATATTACAATGTATAAGAGATGTGTTATTTTCTGTATCTTCTGTGATGACAACAACGGGATACTCAACGGCAGATTTTGGAAAATGGCCACTTTTTTCGCAAGTAATTTTGTTGATACTTATGTTTTTTGGTGCGTGTGCTGGTTCTACCGCAGGCGGATTAAAAATTTCCAGGGTAATTCTAATGATAAAAATACACTTTGCAGAAATAAGACAAATGATAAGTCCCAACCGTGTTATTTCAATCTCTTACGAAGACAAACCAGTAAGTTTGAAAATGCAAAAAAGTATAGCAGTGTATTTTGTAGTTTATGCAGTAGTTTTTATGGCGATGCTTTTATTGATTTCATTTTCCACAGATGATTTTTTAACAGCATTTAGCGCAGTTGCTGCAACTTTTAATAACATAGGTCCAGGACTTGGAAAAGTGGGTCCTGCATACAGCTTTGCCAACTTAAATGATTTTTCTAAAATTGTATTAAGTTTTGCAATGCTTGCTGGAAGATTGGAAATTTTTCCGATGTTAATATTATTTTCACCACTAACTTGGAAATTAAAATAA